In the Topomyia yanbarensis strain Yona2022 chromosome 3, ASM3024719v1, whole genome shotgun sequence genome, one interval contains:
- the LOC131690550 gene encoding uncharacterized protein LOC131690550, giving the protein MPFKILQTMEEGEQCLCIVPSAWEKDGILWWPKATGAAKLLRDEYSHPTSKWQQMVCIQKREYRTLLEAESELERMEALSDTETEEMVSFKNSCTRRVAPKTSMKHFPKDFNGILQPADYNFQSVQGEVPGTLVTSPQEDTGTPNTFYLPSTVLEEEMSAANIETIDNNSCQAVSLEDIATNQARIIDNQNKMITVLAQLKASFDYLNEKVMQMESGSDRSASEVYTKDFFKPVESLEMLDDLESILKDDTAISRYVKNMSYICGTTSKEDGIDCCYRLIDYFMTR; this is encoded by the exons ATGCCATTCAAAATTTTGCAAACTATGGAGGAAGGTGAGCAGTGTCTTTGCATTGTTCCTTCCGCCTGGGAGAAAGATGGTATCTTGTGGTGGCCAAAGGCAACAGGTGCTGCCAAATTGCTTCGGGATGAGTACTCTCATCCGACATCCAAATGGCAACAGATGGTCTGCATTCAGAAACGAGAGTACCGGACACTGCTGGAAGCAGAAAGCGAGCTTGAACGAATGGAAGCACTTTCCGACACCGAAACAGAGGAAATGGtttctttcaaaaattcatgCACACGAAGAGTTGCACCAAAAACGAGCATGAAACATTTCCCGAAAGACTTCAACGGAATTTTGCAACCCGCTGACTATAACTTTCAATCCGTTCAAGGTGAAGTTCCAGGCACTTTG GTTACTTCACCACAGGAAGATACTGGCACTCCGAACACCTTTTATTTACCGTCAACAGTGCTTGAAGAAGAAATGAGTGCTGCAAATATAGAGACTATTGATAACAATAGCTGCCAAGCGGTATCATTGGAAGACATCGCAACCAACCAAGCACGCATCATTGATAATCAGAATAAAATGATCACCGTCCTTGCTCAATTGAAGGCAAGTTTTGATTATCTGAATGAAAAAGTGATGCAAATGGAATCAGGTTCTGATAGAAGTGCTTCAGAAGTTTacacaaaagatttttttaaacctGTCGAGTCATTGGAGATGTTGGATGACTTGGAGAGTATTCTAAAGGACGATACTGCCATAAGCAGATACGTTAAAAACATGAGCTACATTTGCGGCACAACCTCAAAGGAGGATGGTATTGATTGCTGCTATCGTCTTATCGATTATTTTATGACTCGATAG